Below is a genomic region from Sphingopyxis terrae subsp. terrae NBRC 15098.
GTGGCGCAAGGAATATGGCGGCCTGAAGACCGATCAGGCGCGTCGGATGAAGGATCTGGAGAAGGAGAATGCGCGGCTTCGTCGTGCGATCTCGGACCTGACGCTGGACAAGCTGATCCTGCAGGAGGCTGCCCGGGGAAACTTCTGAGCCCCGCACGCCGCAGGCGCTGTATCGACCACATCAGAATGATGATGCCGGTGTCCGAGCGGCGGCTGTGCCGCGTGCTCGGGCAGCACCGATCGACGCAGCGCAAGGCGCCACGCGGGGCGGATGACGAAGCGGCCCTCACTGAGGATATCATCGCACTGGCCCGGCAATATGGTCGTTATGGCTATCGCCGGGTGACGGCGTTGCTACGCGATGCGGGGTGGCATGTGAACCGCAAGCGGGTTGAGCGTATCTGGCGCCGCGAAGGGCTGAAGGTGCCACAAAGGCAGCCGAAGCGCGGGCGTCTGTGGCTGAACGACGGATCGTGCATCCGGCTGCGGCCAGAATATCCCGGCCATGTCTGGTCCTACGACTTCGTCGAGGGCCGGACGCACGATGGTCGCAAATACCGGATCCTGTCGATCATCGACGAGGCGAGCCGGGAGTGCCTGGCGTTGCCGGTGGCGCGTAAGCTCAAGAGCGACGACGTGCTCGCGGCACTGGCCGAGCTGTTCGTCACGCGTGGGCCGCCGGCGCATATCCGGTCGGACAACGGCCCGGAGTTTATCGCGACGGCGGTGCAGCAATGGCTCGCCCAGATCGGCGTGAAGACGCTGTATATCACGCCCGGATCGCCATGGGAGAATGGCTATTGTGAAAGCTTCAACGGATCCCTGCGCGATGAGCTGCTCAACGGCGAGATCTTCTACTCGCTCGCGGAGGCCCGGATCCTGATCGAGGCTTGGCGGCGGCATTACAACACCGTCCGGCCGCACAGCTCGCTGGGATATCGACCACCGGCGCCGGAGGCCGTTCCATCGCCAGTGTCGCCCGCCGGTTCCGCTTCGCTCCACCTGCGGCCAACACTGGCGATGGACGCGTCAATGCACTAACAATCCCAGCGGACCACTCGGTGGGGGCCGGTCAAACTGGAACGAGACATTTTTGGTCTACCGCGTCCCCATTGAGGACAATTCCGGGCTACTGCTCCCAGTCGATTGCGAAGAGGCGGATTTCCAATGCGCGGACCGGGACGATCAGCGAGCCATCACGGGCCACCGCAAAGGGGGAGGCGCGGCTAAGGTCGGCAGCGCTCCCGATCGCTTCATCTCGGCCGCTCGGTAAGTGGTGACGTCGCAACGTGCCGAAGGGAAGCGCGGTCGGCCGTGCAGCATAGTAGAGATAGTCGCCGTCGATCGCCCAATTGCGCCAGTCGGAGGGCGCGAAGTCTTTAACGAGCAGCCGTTCCCCGGCGGTGGTCGCCGGGAGCGCCGGGGGTAAAGCATGGCTCCAGATGCCGGCGCGGCCGGGATATAGATAAAAAAGCGTGTGGCCATCGGGCGACAAGCGAAAGTCGCCTGGTCCGGGAGGGGTGACAGGAACCGCCGCTTGCGGCCTCGGGTCGGCGGCAAATGTTATGGGCAGGCGCCAAATGCGCGACTGTCCGCCGCGCCGCGACGAAAAAAAGATCGACCGGCTATCGCTCGCCCATTGCGGCCCCGAATCCTCGCTTGCATCCGCTGTGAGACGGCGCAGCTGGCTGCCATCGGCATTGACGAGATAGAGATCGCTCATTCCGTCCCGCATCGCTGCGAAGGCAATCCATTGCCCGTCCGGAGACCAGACTGGATCGCTGAGCTGCCAGCCATCGCCGTGCGTTAGCTGGCGGGCTGGCGCATCGGACCGGTCGGCGGACCAGAGCTGATCCTCGCCCGAGCGCCGCGAAACGAACAGGATTTGTCCCTGCGGGCCGATGCTCGGAAAACGGTCGCTGGGGCCAGTCGAAGCCCGGATGGACTGTAGCCGCCCATCGACCAGCCGCATCAACCTGTTGGAGTCGAGCGCCGTTTCGACGACGGCACGGTTGGCGTCGCGTGCTTGCGAAACGCGTCGATAGTCGAGAAGCCCCGACGAAATGCGCTGCGGCTGGCCCCCACGCGCGGCTATCCACCACAGGCCGGCATCGCCGCCACGGGTCGATGCGTAGAAGAGGCCATCGCCGCTACGGTCCCAGGCAAGGCCGCTTACGGTCCCGCTGTCTTGTGTCAGACGCCGCCCCTTGTCTCCGCGCGCATCGAGAGTGAAGACGTCGGCCCTGTTCGCGCCGAATTGCCGGGCGAAGGCAATCCGGCCACTCGAAGAAATCTGCGGAAAGTCGTCACCGAATGATCCGGCTGGAGGCTCTGAAAGCGAACGCGTCGCTCCGCTTTCAATGTCCATAAGGTAAAGGCGGAGAGGATCGTCGCTGTTGGCCGCATCGGTGAACAGCAGGTGACGTGGATCAGCCCATGCAAGCGCCGCAGTGCCGGCGGTAAGGCATCGACCGATCGCGCGCTCCGTTGCAGCTGCAACGGTCATGACATGGATCGTGCAGGGCTTGCGTCCACCGTCCACCGTTCGTGTGAAGGCGATTTCGGTTCCTGCGGGTGACCAGGCGGCATTGTCGTCAACCTCGGGCGCGTCGGTCAGGCGTCTCGCCTGCGCCGAGCCGAGCGACAGCATATAGAGATCGACATTGTCGGAAGACCGTGGGCGGGCGGTGACGATGACCCGGGTACCATCGTTTGACAGCGCTGGCCGACCCGAAACGACAAGCTCGGTTTCAATCGGCGAAAGGCGCGCCACGCGCGGCGCCTTCGGTCGATCGATGGCGTACCAGCCTGCCGCCCCTAGCGCGCCGATGACCAAGAGCGAGGCAATCCAGGGCCAACGCCGCTTGCGGGCGAGGGGTTGCGCCGGGCGAGCCATTTCTGAGCCAGGCTGGACCGGTGGCGGCGCCCGGCCGGCGGAGTCGAGGACCGGCTTGCTCTCGGCCTGCGGCGTTCCGCCGGTGCGGCGGCGCCCGGCAATATCTTCGAACAGCGCGGTGGTTTCCGCTTCCGGCTCGACGCCGAGGTCGC
It encodes:
- a CDS encoding IS3 family transposase (programmed frameshift) yields the protein MPSKKHRPEEIIGKLREAEVVLAQGATTAEACRRIAISEQTYYRWRKEYGGLKTDQARRMKDLEKENARLRRAISDLTLDKLILQEAAPGKLLSPARRRRCIDHIRMMMPVSERRLCRVLGQHRSTQRKAPRGADDEAALTEDIIALARQYGRYGYRRVTALLRDAGWHVNRKRVERIWRREGLKVPQRQPKRGRLWLNDGSCIRLRPEYPGHVWSYDFVEGRTHDGRKYRILSIIDEASRECLALPVARKLKSDDVLAALAELFVTRGPPAHIRSDNGPEFIATAVQQWLAQIGVKTLYITPGSPWENGYCESFNGSLRDELLNGEIFYSLAEARILIEAWRRHYNTVRPHSSLGYRPPAPEAVPSPVSPAGSASLHLRPTLAMDASMH
- a CDS encoding BTAD domain-containing putative transcriptional regulator — its product is MSLLGRNELRAPDGTPISLPTRKSFALLAYLACSPERAAARARLAALLWENADAEQGRLHVRKVLWTLRKQLDGFDAETPISADVDSIRLGQNWSADSAIFEAAVASAGDDPALLDAACTLYTGDFLSDLALRNAPAFDEWVAIERQRLRNIAIWALRRLLDLQDARQPADASTLATALRLVTLDPYDEKAHRAIMDGHRRQRRAAAAIAHYQDFRSRLAGDLGVEPEAETTALFEDIAGRRRTGGTPQAESKPVLDSAGRAPPPVQPGSEMARPAQPLARKRRWPWIASLLVIGALGAAGWYAIDRPKAPRVARLSPIETELVVSGRPALSNDGTRVIVTARPRSSDNVDLYMLSLGSAQARRLTDAPEVDDNAAWSPAGTEIAFTRTVDGGRKPCTIHVMTVAAATERAIGRCLTAGTAALAWADPRHLLFTDAANSDDPLRLYLMDIESGATRSLSEPPAGSFGDDFPQISSSGRIAFARQFGANRADVFTLDARGDKGRRLTQDSGTVSGLAWDRSGDGLFYASTRGGDAGLWWIAARGGQPQRISSGLLDYRRVSQARDANRAVVETALDSNRLMRLVDGRLQSIRASTGPSDRFPSIGPQGQILFVSRRSGEDQLWSADRSDAPARQLTHGDGWQLSDPVWSPDGQWIAFAAMRDGMSDLYLVNADGSQLRRLTADASEDSGPQWASDSRSIFFSSRRGGQSRIWRLPITFAADPRPQAAVPVTPPGPGDFRLSPDGHTLFYLYPGRAGIWSHALPPALPATTAGERLLVKDFAPSDWRNWAIDGDYLYYAARPTALPFGTLRRHHLPSGRDEAIGSAADLSRASPFAVARDGSLIVPVRALEIRLFAIDWEQ